The following nucleotide sequence is from Azospirillum brasilense.
GCAGCGTCCAGCCGGTCCTCGACCGCTGGAGCGCCGGGCAGCTGACCGAGGCGGAGCTGCTGCGCGAAACCAACTGGCCGAAGGTCTGGGGCTACGACGCGCGCTTCTACCTGCCGATCCTGCATTTCGCCCGGATGAACCGACTGCCGGTGGTCGCGCTGAACGTCGACCGCGGGCTGGTCAGCCGCACTGCGCGCGATGGCTGGGCCGCCGTTCCGGCCAACGAACGGGAAGGCGTGGGCGACCCGGCCCCTCCTCCCGCCTCCTACACCGAGCGGCTGCGCCAGGTGATGGCCGCCCACGGTCCGACCGAGCGCCGCTCCGGCAGCTTCGAGCGATTCGTCGAGGCGCAATCCGTCTGGGACCGCGCCATGGCCGAGCGGATCGCCGAGACCCACCGCCAGACCAACCGCACCGTCGTCGCCATCCTGGGCCAAGGGCACATCGAAGGCCGCGACGGCGTGCCCCACCAGCTGGCCGACCTGGGCATCCGGAACAGCGTCGTCCTGCTGCCCTGGGATGAGGATCGCCCCTGCGCCGAGCTGGACGGGCGGATCGCCGACGCGGTCTACGGGCTGGGCGAGAGCGAGGCGCCGGCCGAGACGCCCCGCCCCCGGCTGGGCGTGATGCTTGAGCCAGGAACCGAGGGGGTGCGCGTGCGCTCCGTCACCGAGGGCAGCGTCGCCGCCGCCGCCGGCCTGACGGCGGGCGACCTCGTGGTCGCCGCGGCGGGATCCCCGGTCCGCGAAGCCTCCGACCTGACGGCGGTGGTGCAGCGCCAAGCCCCCGGCACCTGGCTGCCGCTGACCGTCAAGCGCGAGCAGGGCACGGCGGAGCTGGTGGCGAAGTTCCCCGCCTCGCCCACCGTGGAGTGATCGGGAGCTAGAGCATCCGCTCCCACTGCGCCAAAACGTCCG
It contains:
- a CDS encoding ChaN family lipoprotein → MLPRLMAVLLLSGSLLAGLGDATAAKAAALTNACVPPGGWSDATARPLNAADLLRRAAASPAVLLGERHDNADHHRWQLHSLAALHALNPDLAVGMEMFPRSVQPVLDRWSAGQLTEAELLRETNWPKVWGYDARFYLPILHFARMNRLPVVALNVDRGLVSRTARDGWAAVPANEREGVGDPAPPPASYTERLRQVMAAHGPTERRSGSFERFVEAQSVWDRAMAERIAETHRQTNRTVVAILGQGHIEGRDGVPHQLADLGIRNSVVLLPWDEDRPCAELDGRIADAVYGLGESEAPAETPRPRLGVMLEPGTEGVRVRSVTEGSVAAAAGLTAGDLVVAAAGSPVREASDLTAVVQRQAPGTWLPLTVKREQGTAELVAKFPASPTVE